One window of Chryseobacterium sp. JJR-5R genomic DNA carries:
- a CDS encoding PDDEXK nuclease domain-containing protein, with protein sequence MLQNHQQLLTDLKKLVDMTRGQVAVKVNTAMVVLYWKIGQRINEDVLGNKRAEYGKDVILHISRYLTVEFGSSFSEKNIRKMMQFASVFDNFEIVASAMRQLSWTHFLLLIPISQETKRNFYLEICKIENWSVRTLREKINSMLFERTAISKKPEQIIGKELKNWSENNILNPDLVFKDPYFLDFLELKDTFSEKDLEESIIVELQKFISELGSDFAFLSRQKRITIDNRDYYMDLLFYHRKLKSLVVIELKLGEFEASHKGQMELYLSYLNKYEKIEGENPPIGLILCSGKNSEHIELMNLEADHIKVAEYFIVLPPKKVLLEKLHRSIEIAKNKFENK encoded by the coding sequence ATGTTACAGAATCATCAACAATTACTTACCGATTTAAAGAAACTCGTTGACATGACAAGAGGTCAGGTTGCAGTTAAGGTAAATACGGCAATGGTAGTTCTGTACTGGAAAATTGGACAAAGAATAAATGAAGATGTTTTAGGCAATAAAAGGGCAGAATACGGTAAAGATGTAATTTTGCATATTTCCCGGTACCTTACTGTAGAATTTGGAAGTTCCTTCTCTGAAAAAAATATCAGGAAAATGATGCAGTTTGCATCCGTCTTTGATAATTTTGAGATTGTCGCATCAGCGATGCGACAATTATCCTGGACCCATTTTTTACTGCTGATTCCTATCTCTCAAGAAACCAAGAGGAATTTTTACCTTGAAATTTGTAAAATTGAAAATTGGAGTGTCCGTACCTTAAGAGAAAAAATTAATTCTATGCTTTTTGAACGGACTGCTATAAGTAAAAAGCCTGAACAGATTATCGGCAAAGAACTTAAAAATTGGTCTGAAAATAACATTTTAAACCCCGATTTGGTTTTTAAAGATCCCTATTTTTTGGACTTTTTAGAATTGAAAGATACTTTTTCTGAAAAAGATTTAGAAGAATCCATTATTGTGGAACTTCAAAAATTTATTTCTGAATTAGGAAGCGATTTTGCATTTCTTTCAAGACAGAAGAGAATTACAATAGATAATAGAGATTACTATATGGATTTGCTTTTCTATCACAGAAAATTAAAATCTTTAGTGGTTATAGAATTGAAATTGGGAGAATTTGAAGCTTCACACAAAGGCCAGATGGAGCTTTATCTTTCATACCTTAATAAATATGAAAAAATAGAAGGCGAAAACCCGCCGATTGGTTTAATTCTTTGTTCAGGAAAAAACTCCGAACATATAGAACTGATGAATCTCGAAGCTGATCATATAAAAGTAGCAGAATATTTTATCGTATTGCCTCCGAAAAAAGTTTTACTTGAAAAATTACATCGTTCAATTGAAATAGCAAAGAATAAATTTGAAAATAAATAA
- a CDS encoding phosphoribosylformylglycinamidine synthase codes for MSQNKRIFVEKRGVFDVESPKIFDEVQAVAPQAKGVKVYNIYDIFELNDGEFQKVVNSTFVDPVTDILHTENPAASVHFAMEFLPGQYDQRADSAQQCIALLTENEKSKVRSGKLIQFEGISETDLVKIKDLLINKVESQEKDLSVLDIPAEEQPSEVLIHEGFINFDNARLADFYNNHGFALGLDDLKFIQEYFRTEKRNPTETELKVLDTYWSDHCRHTTFETELSDIQFEGPFKHTLETIFNDYIEKRKFLGRELKPISLMDLATVCARYFHKTGNLENLVVSDEINACTIRIEAEYDGKKEPWYLLFKNETHNHPTEIEPFGGASTCLGGAIRDPLSGRSYVFQAMRLTGAADVLEPVDQTLPGKLPQKTITRQAANGYSSYGNQIGLATTMVSEIYDEGYKAKRMEVGFVTGAVPVDWVRREKPAAGDSIIILGGATGRDGVGGASGSSKEQDETSIHTMSSEVQKGNAVEERKIQRLFRNPEVTKLIKKSNDFGAGGVSVAIGEIADSLEVNLDVLPLKYEGLNGTELAISESQERMAVVVDPKDKEPFIRFCEAENIVAVEVAKVTDSGRMQMFWKGNKIVDLSREFLDTNGCSKSQEVKITHLEEVKTEDQPFTKEALLEILKDKNVASQKGLLEMFDSSIGATTVAMPLGGKYQQTLMEGSVQTLPVLGAKDIETVSLASWGFDAGISKQNSLLGASYAVVESVAKIVAMGGDYRNIRLSFQEYFEKLGQNPEKWGKPLASLLGAYDAQINLGLAAIGGKDSMSGTYQDLNVPPTLISFACANGEKATVISPELKNEGSKIYFFNHTAQENGLPDYNALKEIFELVFENIKAGKIISVKTVKEGGVAVALAKMAFGNRLGAEITVDENVLLTKNIGSLIIESKEDLSTVSLQLIGEVKNSGVLNINGVESQLSDLEAAYTGTFEHLFPTVEKEKLTVELDAKLNSVNPRNITIKKHGVAKPKVFLPVFPGTNCEYDTLNAFAKEGAVVSSLPLININHRLLDESIDAWVEEIRTSQILAFSGGFSAGDEPDGSAKFIVNVLKNEKMKNAVHELLERDGMIIGICNGFQALVKSGLLPYGKISDLDENSPTLAHNAIRRHISQMVNVKVLNDESPWLKGMKGQVFTIPISHGEGRFMASEAEIRKLYENGQIATQYLDMEGNIAHGMPFNPNNSLFGIEGITSTCGKIFGRMGHPERFAEGLMKNIPTANYHNIFKNGVEYFR; via the coding sequence ATGTCTCAAAACAAAAGAATTTTCGTAGAAAAAAGAGGAGTTTTCGATGTGGAAAGTCCAAAAATTTTTGATGAAGTGCAGGCAGTAGCTCCACAAGCAAAAGGAGTGAAAGTGTACAATATATATGATATCTTCGAATTGAATGACGGAGAATTTCAAAAGGTGGTCAACAGCACTTTCGTAGATCCGGTTACGGATATTCTACACACGGAAAATCCTGCAGCATCCGTTCATTTTGCCATGGAATTTTTGCCGGGGCAGTATGACCAGCGTGCCGATTCGGCACAGCAGTGTATCGCTTTACTTACAGAGAATGAAAAATCAAAGGTAAGAAGCGGAAAACTGATTCAGTTTGAAGGCATTTCCGAAACGGATCTGGTGAAGATCAAAGACCTTTTGATCAACAAAGTGGAATCTCAGGAAAAAGATTTGTCTGTTCTCGACATCCCTGCAGAAGAACAGCCGTCGGAAGTTCTGATACATGAAGGTTTCATCAATTTTGATAATGCCCGGCTTGCCGATTTCTATAATAATCACGGTTTTGCACTGGGTCTGGATGATCTGAAATTTATTCAGGAATATTTCAGGACTGAAAAAAGAAACCCTACGGAAACCGAACTGAAGGTGTTGGATACCTATTGGAGCGACCATTGCCGCCACACGACTTTTGAAACGGAGTTGTCGGACATTCAGTTTGAAGGACCGTTTAAACATACTTTGGAAACCATTTTCAATGATTATATCGAAAAAAGGAAATTCTTAGGCCGCGAACTGAAACCGATTTCGCTAATGGATCTCGCAACCGTTTGTGCCCGATATTTCCACAAAACCGGAAATCTGGAAAACCTGGTGGTTTCAGATGAGATCAATGCCTGTACCATCCGGATCGAAGCGGAATACGACGGTAAGAAAGAGCCGTGGTATTTATTATTCAAGAATGAAACGCATAATCACCCAACGGAAATCGAACCGTTCGGTGGCGCATCAACATGTCTGGGAGGTGCCATCAGAGACCCTTTGTCCGGACGTTCTTATGTTTTCCAAGCCATGAGACTGACGGGTGCTGCTGATGTCCTTGAACCGGTTGATCAGACCTTACCGGGAAAATTACCTCAGAAAACCATTACCAGACAGGCGGCCAACGGATATTCTTCATATGGTAACCAAATTGGCCTGGCAACTACGATGGTTTCCGAGATCTATGATGAAGGTTACAAGGCGAAAAGAATGGAAGTAGGTTTTGTGACCGGAGCCGTGCCTGTGGATTGGGTACGGCGTGAAAAACCCGCTGCCGGAGATTCGATCATCATCCTGGGCGGGGCAACCGGCCGTGACGGTGTTGGCGGGGCAAGCGGAAGTTCAAAAGAACAGGACGAAACTTCGATCCACACCATGAGCTCTGAGGTCCAGAAAGGAAATGCCGTGGAAGAGCGCAAGATCCAGCGTTTGTTCAGGAATCCTGAAGTGACGAAACTGATTAAAAAATCAAACGATTTCGGTGCAGGAGGGGTTTCCGTGGCCATCGGTGAAATTGCCGATTCCCTGGAAGTGAATCTGGATGTGTTGCCTTTAAAATATGAAGGGCTGAACGGGACCGAGCTTGCCATTTCTGAATCCCAGGAAAGGATGGCGGTTGTGGTGGATCCGAAAGACAAAGAACCGTTCATCAGGTTCTGTGAAGCTGAAAACATTGTGGCCGTTGAGGTGGCAAAAGTAACGGATTCCGGAAGGATGCAGATGTTCTGGAAAGGAAATAAAATTGTAGACCTTTCAAGGGAGTTTTTAGATACCAACGGCTGTTCAAAAAGCCAGGAAGTAAAGATTACCCATCTTGAAGAAGTGAAAACGGAAGATCAGCCTTTCACAAAAGAAGCGCTGCTTGAAATTTTAAAAGATAAAAATGTAGCTTCCCAGAAAGGCCTGCTGGAAATGTTTGATTCGTCCATCGGGGCAACAACCGTTGCGATGCCTTTAGGCGGGAAATACCAGCAGACGTTAATGGAAGGGAGCGTGCAGACCTTGCCGGTTTTGGGCGCAAAAGATATTGAAACGGTTTCTCTGGCAAGCTGGGGCTTTGATGCCGGCATTTCAAAACAGAATTCACTGCTGGGAGCCTCTTATGCCGTTGTTGAAAGTGTAGCGAAAATCGTTGCCATGGGCGGCGATTACAGGAATATCAGGTTAAGCTTTCAGGAATATTTTGAAAAATTAGGCCAGAATCCTGAAAAATGGGGTAAGCCTTTAGCTTCCTTGCTGGGGGCTTATGATGCGCAGATTAATCTTGGTCTGGCTGCCATCGGAGGAAAAGATTCAATGAGCGGAACCTATCAGGACCTGAATGTACCGCCTACGCTGATTTCTTTTGCCTGTGCCAATGGTGAAAAGGCAACTGTCATCTCTCCGGAGTTGAAAAATGAAGGAAGTAAAATCTATTTCTTCAACCATACAGCTCAGGAAAACGGACTTCCGGATTATAATGCTCTAAAAGAAATTTTTGAGCTGGTTTTTGAAAACATCAAAGCCGGAAAAATCATTTCCGTAAAAACCGTTAAAGAAGGCGGTGTTGCCGTAGCTTTGGCAAAGATGGCCTTCGGAAACAGGTTAGGTGCTGAAATTACAGTTGATGAAAACGTTTTGCTGACTAAAAATATCGGCAGTTTAATCATTGAATCCAAAGAAGACCTGAGCACGGTCAGCCTTCAGCTTATCGGTGAAGTCAAAAATTCCGGAGTTTTGAATATCAATGGTGTTGAATCTCAGCTTTCAGATCTTGAAGCTGCTTACACCGGGACTTTTGAGCATCTTTTCCCGACGGTTGAAAAAGAAAAACTGACGGTTGAGCTGGATGCAAAATTAAACTCAGTCAATCCAAGAAATATCACCATCAAAAAGCACGGAGTTGCCAAGCCGAAAGTATTTTTACCAGTTTTCCCGGGAACCAACTGCGAGTATGATACCCTGAATGCCTTTGCAAAAGAAGGGGCAGTGGTGAGCAGCCTGCCTTTGATCAATATCAACCACCGTTTGCTGGATGAAAGTATCGATGCATGGGTGGAAGAAATCAGGACTTCACAGATTTTAGCCTTCTCCGGAGGGTTCTCAGCGGGTGACGAACCGGACGGCTCTGCAAAATTCATCGTCAATGTCCTTAAAAACGAGAAGATGAAGAATGCCGTTCATGAACTGCTGGAAAGAGACGGAATGATTATAGGGATCTGTAATGGGTTCCAGGCTTTGGTAAAATCCGGGCTGTTGCCTTACGGAAAAATCAGTGATCTGGATGAAAATTCTCCTACACTGGCTCATAATGCGATCAGAAGACATATTTCCCAGATGGTTAACGTGAAAGTGCTGAATGATGAAAGTCCGTGGCTGAAAGGAATGAAAGGACAGGTATTCACCATTCCGATTTCCCACGGTGAAGGCCGTTTCATGGCGTCGGAAGCAGAGATCCGGAAGCTGTATGAAAACGGGCAGATTGCCACCCAATACCTGGATATGGAAGGGAATATCGCTCACGGAATGCCGTTCAATCCGAACAATTCCCTATTCGGGATCGAAGGGATTACCAGCACATGCGGTAAAATCTTCGGAAGGATGGGCCACCCGGAACGTTTTGCAGAAGGGCTGATGAAAAACATCCCGACCGCAAACTATCATAACATATTCAAAAATGGAGTCGAATACTTCAGATAA
- a CDS encoding ribonuclease inhibitor, protein MESNTSDKNNKKVAVINGSHFSDLAGFYEEVSGVLMKDAGWKVGTLDGFDDILYGGFGVFENHEDVEMVWKDSHKSKKDLGFELTGEFYEHKIRQGKPFNVDLARQKLDELMAGTGQTLFGILVEIIESHKNITLVLD, encoded by the coding sequence ATGGAGTCGAATACTTCAGATAAAAATAACAAAAAAGTGGCTGTCATTAATGGCAGCCATTTTTCTGACCTGGCCGGATTCTATGAAGAGGTATCCGGCGTGCTGATGAAAGATGCAGGCTGGAAGGTAGGAACGTTAGATGGTTTCGATGATATACTGTACGGCGGTTTCGGAGTATTTGAAAACCATGAAGACGTCGAAATGGTCTGGAAAGATTCGCACAAATCAAAAAAGGATTTAGGCTTTGAACTGACCGGAGAATTTTATGAGCATAAGATCAGGCAGGGGAAACCCTTCAATGTGGATTTGGCACGGCAGAAGCTTGACGAACTGATGGCCGGAACCGGCCAGACCCTGTTTGGAATTTTAGTTGAAATCATAGAATCGCATAAAAATATTACGCTGGTTTTAGATTGA
- a CDS encoding SGNH/GDSL hydrolase family protein, producing MKYGLFFGDSITYGEYDGVFGGWVDILKRYALQKFNEGSSESELILYNLGIGGETTEGLLKRLPHEMSARNAADGNIVFLGYGANDLAVKDGVQMVNNEHFKNNIVNAVQHAKQYAEEVYLVSILPLSDKVDGATAASGKLRTNTEVLLYNQILKGIADKHSVRYIDFHTLFLPDKEILLSGDGIHPNEKGYGLMAETAISIIEKYL from the coding sequence ATGAAGTACGGACTATTCTTCGGGGACAGCATCACCTATGGCGAGTATGACGGCGTATTCGGGGGCTGGGTGGATATTCTGAAACGGTACGCCTTACAGAAATTCAATGAGGGGAGCAGTGAAAGTGAACTGATTCTTTACAATCTGGGAATCGGAGGGGAAACCACGGAAGGCCTTTTAAAACGGCTGCCACACGAAATGAGCGCCAGGAATGCAGCGGACGGGAACATCGTTTTTCTGGGTTACGGTGCCAATGACCTTGCGGTAAAAGACGGTGTCCAAATGGTAAATAATGAACATTTTAAAAACAATATCGTAAATGCCGTTCAGCATGCGAAACAATATGCTGAAGAAGTCTATCTTGTGAGCATTCTTCCGTTATCCGATAAGGTAGACGGTGCAACGGCAGCTTCAGGAAAACTGAGGACCAATACAGAAGTTCTGTTATATAATCAGATCCTTAAAGGCATAGCAGATAAACATAGTGTACGGTACATTGACTTTCATACACTGTTCTTACCGGACAAAGAAATTTTACTGTCGGGAGACGGCATACATCCCAACGAAAAAGGGTACGGACTGATGGCAGAAACTGCAATTTCCATTATTGAAAAATATTTATAA
- a CDS encoding diacylglycerol kinase family protein — protein sequence MRKPAIHKSFLNAFRGIFLMMKSERNFQIELLAFMINLFLVFYLKLSAADAVYILIVSFIVLAAEIFNTAIEKICDMIQPEFDMRIGFIKDISAGAVLLISISSVIVGILVYWKYIFS from the coding sequence ATGCGCAAACCGGCTATTCATAAAAGTTTCCTTAACGCTTTCCGGGGTATTTTCCTGATGATGAAAAGTGAACGGAATTTTCAGATTGAACTTCTGGCTTTTATGATCAACCTTTTTCTGGTCTTTTACCTGAAACTTTCAGCTGCGGATGCCGTCTATATCCTGATTGTTTCTTTTATTGTCCTGGCGGCGGAAATTTTCAATACGGCAATTGAAAAAATCTGCGATATGATCCAGCCCGAATTTGATATGCGCATCGGTTTTATTAAGGATATTTCAGCCGGAGCGGTTCTCCTGATTTCCATTTCTTCCGTAATTGTGGGTATTCTGGTCTACTGGAAATATATTTTCAGCTGA
- the dnaN gene encoding DNA polymerase III subunit beta gives MKFIISSGELQKALQTVSGVISSSQSRPILENYLFELDGNNVTITASDGETTLVTSLDVKSDDSGKFAVPAKIFQDFIKTYGEQPLTLAVRDNAEGTGSQLEILDEKDNFAVALDNADDYPELPEFDAAQSITMSAGVLSDALTNTLFATSNDSLRPVMTGVLFQFGENETNFVSTDSHRLVVYKRTDLINAEPMEFIMPKKPLNIFKNILASSNEDVTIDFNENMAKFTFGKHIWICRLIDGKYPNYTAVIPKENPNVLTINRNLLLGAIKRASIMSNKSTNQVRFKLSANILHLHAEDTEYANKADMQIPCDYNGEDINIGFSSKFLTEMLTILGSDDITMKMSQPNRPGIIEPLDGLEENENILMLSMPVIGL, from the coding sequence ATGAAATTTATTATTTCAAGTGGTGAACTGCAGAAAGCTTTGCAAACTGTAAGTGGCGTAATATCAAGTTCTCAGTCGAGACCGATTTTAGAAAACTATCTTTTTGAGTTAGACGGCAATAACGTTACCATTACAGCATCTGATGGCGAAACGACTCTGGTAACCTCTCTTGATGTAAAGTCTGACGACAGCGGCAAATTTGCTGTTCCTGCCAAGATTTTTCAGGATTTCATCAAGACCTACGGAGAACAGCCGCTTACACTGGCGGTGAGAGACAATGCAGAAGGAACGGGAAGTCAGCTTGAGATCTTAGATGAAAAAGATAATTTTGCCGTAGCCCTGGACAACGCAGATGATTACCCGGAACTTCCGGAATTTGATGCTGCCCAGAGTATAACCATGTCGGCAGGTGTTTTGTCTGATGCACTCACCAACACACTTTTTGCAACCAGCAACGATTCGCTTCGCCCGGTAATGACCGGCGTACTGTTCCAGTTCGGAGAAAATGAGACCAATTTCGTTTCTACCGATTCCCACAGGCTGGTAGTCTATAAAAGAACGGACCTGATAAATGCCGAGCCTATGGAATTTATCATGCCCAAAAAACCGCTGAATATTTTCAAAAATATCCTGGCAAGCTCAAATGAAGACGTGACCATCGATTTCAATGAGAACATGGCCAAGTTTACTTTCGGAAAGCATATCTGGATCTGCAGGCTGATTGACGGTAAGTACCCGAACTATACGGCCGTCATTCCTAAAGAAAATCCGAATGTGCTGACCATTAACAGGAACCTGCTGTTAGGCGCTATCAAAAGGGCATCGATCATGTCTAATAAATCAACCAACCAGGTACGGTTTAAGCTGTCTGCCAACATTCTCCACCTTCATGCAGAAGATACGGAATATGCGAACAAAGCAGATATGCAGATCCCCTGTGACTATAACGGGGAAGACATCAATATCGGATTCAGCTCCAAATTTTTAACGGAAATGTTAACCATTCTGGGGTCAGATGATATCACCATGAAAATGTCCCAGCCGAACAGGCCGGGAATTATTGAACCTCTTGACGGTCTTGAAGAAAATGAAAACATCTTAATGCTGTCAATGCCGGTAATCGGGTTATAA
- the pheT gene encoding phenylalanine--tRNA ligase subunit beta yields the protein MKISNNWLKDFIKTEIKTERIGEFLTDIGLEVEGIEKFESIKGSLEGIVVGKVLTCEKHPNADKLKKTTVEVGNGKTLHIVCGAPNVEAGQTVPVAIVGTKIYDKAGNFFEIKEAKIRGEVSQGMICAEDELGLSDDHGGIMVLDEEKFETGKKFADYYELTNDEVFEIGLTPNRTDAMSHYGVARDLNAYLSTNQQKAGFEKVSSVALSSEGTHDFTLEVEGAELCPRYIGAVIQEVKVTASPDWLKARLKAIGLSPINNIVDITNYILHGYGQPLHAFDADKIADRKVKVGTVAEGTKFTTLDGVERILNGSEIIIKDGKDSPMCIAGVFGGAESGVSSETKTIFLESAYFNPVAIRKAAKFHGLNTDASFRFERGVDPNITRTAITHAIKLIQDLAGGKLAGELLEEYPKKIEDSYVIIRFSKIEQILGTKIHREKVKEILKALDIQVLNEIQNGLEISVPAYRADVTREIDVIEEILRIYGYNKIDAPQKISFTPVKLSAQDQDELENNWARTLQGLGFNEVMNNSLTSVKDETDAVKLLNPLSNDLAFMRKSLLEGLLQNAIYNINRKNQDIKFFEFGKIYHKKEKYEERKQLAILVSGREVAENWLQPKSATGFYNLKAYVKVLLEKLAIDCKETPLSDERFSDALAYEADGKVLVRIGKVAPQMLRDFDIDQECFYAEIELEYAQKLRSQNELKFRDIPKFNKIRRDLALLIDKNINYQDLYQAARKNKSPYLKGISLFDVYEGKNLPEGKKSYAMSFELLNEEKTLEEKEITAVMDSLVKSFQKEFSAELRG from the coding sequence ATGAAAATATCAAACAACTGGCTTAAAGACTTTATCAAAACAGAAATCAAAACAGAAAGAATCGGTGAGTTTCTTACAGATATAGGTCTTGAAGTTGAAGGGATAGAAAAATTTGAAAGTATAAAAGGCAGCCTGGAAGGGATTGTGGTGGGTAAGGTACTTACCTGCGAAAAACATCCGAATGCAGATAAGCTGAAAAAAACAACGGTAGAAGTAGGAAACGGGAAAACACTGCATATCGTTTGCGGGGCACCGAATGTGGAAGCCGGACAAACCGTACCTGTTGCTATTGTAGGAACGAAAATTTATGATAAAGCCGGAAATTTTTTCGAAATCAAAGAAGCCAAGATCAGAGGCGAAGTGTCTCAGGGAATGATCTGCGCAGAAGATGAGCTGGGGCTGAGTGATGACCACGGCGGGATTATGGTGCTGGATGAAGAAAAATTTGAAACCGGTAAAAAATTCGCGGATTATTATGAACTGACGAATGATGAGGTGTTCGAAATCGGTTTAACCCCGAATAGAACGGATGCTATGTCGCATTACGGTGTGGCCCGGGATCTTAACGCTTACCTTTCTACCAACCAGCAGAAAGCCGGATTTGAAAAAGTATCTTCCGTTGCCCTGAGCAGCGAAGGGACTCATGATTTTACGCTTGAAGTTGAAGGTGCTGAACTGTGTCCGAGATATATCGGAGCCGTTATTCAGGAAGTAAAGGTTACCGCTTCCCCGGATTGGCTGAAGGCCAGATTAAAAGCCATCGGGTTAAGCCCGATTAATAATATTGTAGATATCACCAATTATATCCTTCACGGTTACGGACAGCCGCTTCACGCCTTTGATGCAGATAAGATTGCAGACCGGAAAGTGAAAGTGGGAACGGTAGCCGAAGGCACGAAATTCACTACGCTGGACGGGGTGGAAAGAATATTGAACGGTTCCGAAATCATCATCAAGGATGGGAAAGACAGCCCGATGTGTATTGCCGGGGTTTTCGGCGGTGCAGAATCAGGCGTTTCTAGTGAAACAAAAACCATATTTCTGGAAAGTGCGTATTTCAATCCGGTCGCGATTAGAAAAGCAGCCAAGTTCCACGGACTGAATACGGATGCTTCTTTCAGGTTTGAAAGAGGGGTAGACCCGAATATTACCAGAACTGCCATCACCCATGCCATCAAGCTGATCCAGGATCTGGCAGGAGGCAAACTGGCGGGGGAACTGCTGGAAGAATATCCGAAGAAAATAGAAGACAGCTATGTGATCATCAGGTTCTCCAAGATCGAGCAGATTTTAGGCACCAAGATCCACAGGGAAAAAGTAAAGGAAATCCTGAAAGCACTTGATATCCAGGTACTGAATGAAATCCAGAACGGGCTTGAAATTTCTGTTCCGGCATACAGGGCTGATGTGACACGGGAAATTGACGTTATTGAAGAGATTTTGAGGATTTACGGCTATAATAAGATTGACGCGCCGCAGAAGATCTCATTTACCCCGGTAAAATTAAGCGCTCAGGACCAGGACGAACTGGAAAACAACTGGGCAAGGACTTTACAGGGACTCGGCTTCAATGAAGTGATGAACAATTCCCTTACTTCCGTAAAAGACGAAACGGATGCGGTGAAACTGCTGAATCCTTTGAGCAATGACCTTGCCTTTATGAGAAAATCTTTGCTGGAAGGCCTTTTGCAGAATGCCATCTATAATATCAACAGGAAGAACCAGGATATCAAGTTTTTTGAATTCGGAAAAATTTATCATAAAAAAGAAAAATACGAAGAAAGGAAACAGCTTGCTATATTGGTATCCGGAAGGGAGGTAGCAGAAAACTGGCTGCAGCCGAAATCTGCAACGGGATTCTACAATCTGAAAGCATACGTAAAGGTTTTGCTGGAAAAATTAGCCATCGACTGTAAAGAAACTCCGCTGTCGGATGAGAGGTTCTCGGATGCTCTGGCTTATGAAGCAGACGGAAAGGTTTTGGTGAGAATAGGGAAGGTAGCACCTCAGATGCTCAGAGATTTCGATATTGACCAGGAATGTTTTTACGCTGAAATCGAGCTGGAATATGCCCAGAAGCTGCGTTCTCAAAATGAGCTGAAATTCAGGGATATCCCGAAATTCAATAAGATCAGAAGAGATCTGGCATTGCTGATTGATAAAAATATAAATTACCAAGACCTGTACCAGGCAGCCAGAAAAAATAAATCACCTTATCTTAAAGGCATCAGCTTATTTGATGTGTACGAAGGCAAAAACCTTCCTGAAGGCAAGAAATCCTATGCCATGAGCTTTGAGCTTCTTAATGAAGAGAAAACCCTGGAAGAGAAAGAAATTACAGCAGTAATGGACTCTCTGGTCAAATCTTTCCAGAAAGAATTCAGTGCAGAGCTGAGAGGATAA
- a CDS encoding META domain-containing protein: MKNIFLSICMAAVLASCGTMTGSSASKVGKAQPPLTGTKWALSDNVKGKIPTLNIDGEKINGNAGCNNYFGTAKVDPSTGDFSAGQMGSTRMACDNMSVEKNFMDMMAKANKYVLTGSVLELYQDNLLLLKFNRAE, encoded by the coding sequence ATGAAAAATATCTTTTTAAGTATATGTATGGCAGCGGTTTTGGCTTCGTGCGGAACGATGACCGGTTCATCTGCATCGAAAGTAGGTAAGGCCCAGCCGCCTTTAACGGGAACGAAATGGGCACTGTCCGATAATGTAAAAGGAAAAATCCCGACCCTGAATATCGACGGCGAGAAGATCAACGGGAATGCAGGATGCAACAATTATTTTGGGACAGCGAAAGTGGATCCTTCCACCGGTGACTTTTCTGCAGGGCAGATGGGATCTACGAGAATGGCCTGCGATAACATGAGTGTTGAGAAAAACTTTATGGATATGATGGCGAAAGCGAACAAATATGTTCTTACCGGAAGTGTTCTTGAACTGTATCAGGACAATCTCCTGCTGTTGAAATTCAACAGAGCCGAATAA